A portion of the Clupea harengus chromosome 18, Ch_v2.0.2, whole genome shotgun sequence genome contains these proteins:
- the asgrl2 gene encoding asialoglycoprotein receptor 1 isoform X1 — protein MKDDTNGAVAVTNDYHDDFSNTEGSDEQAFWRKEAEPRFTMPSPAATSQWKLYAFFSLTAIVLLALIITVAVNNGQASGRFSAVEMSLASINHTFQSIGSSVETRDANRQQEMYQFQVLLQKMRKDLDKVADSTKPVPELELQLSDLKCSLMKLMKNDTNMDCCPLGWVLYASHCYFFSGEGLSWYSSRDTCVSHGATLLVLKSSAEKHFVISRTMPMFYWIGLSDERTGDWEWMDGTPYTVTRSEWMPGQPDDWRLHGLGGGEDCAHFHRDGRYNDDHCSRLYRYVCKAPVSANLKPFTD, from the exons ATGAAGGACGACACAAATGGAGCAGTTGCTGTAACTAATGACTACCATGATGATTTTTCCAACACAGAGGGCAGTGATGAGCAAGCTTTCTGGAGAAAAG aagCTGAACCGCGGTTCACAATGCCTTCACCTGCGGCAACCTCACAGTGGAAGCTGTATGCGTTCTTCTCCCTGACTGCCATTGTGCTCTTGGCTCTTATCATCACTGTAGCAGTGAACA atggacaGGCTTCTGGAAGGTTCTCTGCTGTGGAGATGAGTCTAGCCAGCATCAAccacacttttcagtccatcgGCTCGAGTGTCGAAACCAGAG ATGCCAACAGACAGCAAGAAATGTATCAATTTCAGGTCTTGCTACAGAAGATGCGAAAAGATCTGGATAAAG tgGCTGATTCAACTAAGCCTGTGCCCGAGTTGGAACTCCAGCTGTCAGACCTCAAGTGCAGTCTCATGAAGTTGATGAAGAATG ACACGAACATGGACTGCTGTCCGCTGGGCTGGGTTCTCTACGCATCTCACTGCTACTTCTTCTCTGGGGAGGGCCTATCCTGGTACAGCTCCAGGGACACCTGTGTGAGTCACGGAGCTACTCTGCTCGTGCTCAAGAGCTCCGCTGAGAAG cactTTGTAATTAGCAGAACGATGCCGATGTTTTACTGGATTGGTCTGAGTGACGAGCGCACTGGAGACTGGGAGTGGATGGATGGCACCCCTTACACTGTCACCAgaag tgagtGGATGCCTGGGCAGCCAGATGACTGGCGTCTCCATGGTTTAGGTGGGGGGGAAGACTGTGCCCATTTCCACAGAGACGGTCGCTACAACGACGACCACTGCTCCCGTCTTTACCGCTATGTCTGCAAAGCTCCAGTCAGCGCCAATTTAAAACCCTTTACTGATTAG
- the LOC105891413 gene encoding BTB/POZ domain-containing protein KCTD11-like: MLNTSDGNGNSPQDPVSVNVGGEVYTTTLDTLTRCRDSMLGAMFTGQIPLLRDRRGNFFIDRDGKVFRYILNYLRSNSLDLPEGFKELELLKREADFFQIRPLLDEIRRHETGGGTASCRAAMLNVSTESEMRVLHFNLKRGPENYELRSCAVRVYVATVFCTSRVVLELLCARFSYVARDGPVLPQPSTARQNCLRLEWVPCPDELPRDQHQKHGFRELRTESGTDLRDSRAFMEELLRVALCEGFRVDSVFPDPSDILNCSALRFVRY, from the coding sequence ATGCTAAACACATCGGACGGTAACGGGAATTCACCGCAGGACCCGGTGTCGGTTAACGTAGGCGGAGAGGTGTACACAACTACTTTGGACACCCTCACGCGTTGCCGTGATTCCATGCTCGGTGCAATGTTCACGGGGCAGATCCCGTTACTGAGAGACCGGCGCGGAAACTTCTTCATTGATCGAGACGGGAAAGTTTTCCGCTACATTCTCAATTACCTGCGCTCCAACAGCCTTGATTTACCCGAAGGCTTCAAGGAACTGGAGCTACTCAAGCGCGAAGCGGATTTCTTCCAGATTCGCCCGTTGCTTGATGAGATTCGGCGTCATGAGACTGGTGGAGGTACAGCAAGCTGCCGTGCAGCTATGTTAAATGTTAGCACGGAAAGTGAGATGCGCGTACTGCACTTCAACTTAAAGCGTGGTCCTGAAAACTATGAGCTAAGGTCGTGCgctgtacgtgtgtatgtagcCACTGTCTTCTGTACATCGCGAGTAGTTCTTGAGCTTCTGTGTGCGCGCTTTTCCTACGTAGCAAGAGACGGTCCTGTTTTGCCCCAGCCAAGCACCGCCCGTCAGAATTGCCTGCGCTTGGAATGGGTCCCTTGTCCTGACGAGCTGCCTCGAGACCAACACCAGAAGCACGGATTCCGCGAGCTGAGGACCGAATCTGGTACAGATCTGCGCGATTCGCGCGCCTTCATGGAGGAATTACTGCGAGTTGCTCTCTGCGAGGGTTTCAGGGTGGACTCGGTGTTCCCGGACCCGTCAGATATCCTGAACTGTAGTGCTTTGCGGTTTGTGCGATACTGA
- the plod3 gene encoding multifunctional procollagen lysine hydroxylase and glycosyltransferase LH3: protein MDPSLWAVICALLLGCADYSSAADRKNTMSPENLLVITAATEETDGFKRFMRTAREFNYTVKVLGLGEEWKGGDVARTVGGGQKVRWLKNELQKHASKEDLIIMFVDSYDVIFASGPKELLRKFSQLGHRVVFSAEGFCWPDQRLASKYPPVPSGKRYLNSGGFIGYATDLYNIVKQWKLKDNDDDQLFYTKIYLDKEQRTKFNMTLDHRSHLIQNLNGALEEVVLKFEKARVRARNVAYDTLPVIIHGNGPTKLQLNYLGNYVPTAWTYEDGCGICDDDLLYFNDVADEEMPIVHIGVFIEQATPFLEEFLERLATLNYPHTRLRLFIHNNVVFHERHIEQFWTRHRSLFPSATIVGPEENMSQAAARTQAVNACKKDPTCDYYFSIDSEVAVTNPDILRILIEENKPVIAPMLSRHGKLWSNFWGALSPEGFYSRSEDYIDIVQGKRVGLWNVPYLTQVYLIQGSILRTRFQAVDLYQQSGMDPDMAFCRSVRDQGVFMFVSNRDEFGRLVSSTAYNTTRLYPDMWQIFDNPVDWKEKYIHENYSKIFEGDENVVEEPCPDVYWFPAFSERMCDELVETMEAHGEWSGGKHTDERLTGGYENVPTVDIHMNQIDYEKEWLKFLKEYISPVTEKLYPGYFPKAQAIMNFVVRYRPDEQPSLRPHHDSSTFTINVALNSKGKDYQGGGCRFLRYDCKVEAPRKGWSFMHPGRLTHYHEGLPTTQGTRYIMVSFVDP from the exons ATGGATCCGTCTCTTTGGGCCGTGATTTGTGCATTACTGCTGGGCTGTGCCGACTACTCATCAGCTGCTGATAGGAAGAATACCATGTCTCCAG AGAATTTGTTGGTGATCACAGCTGCcacagaggagacagatggcTTCAAACGCTTCATGAGAACTGCCAGAGAGTTCAATTATACTGTGAAG gtgcttggTCTGGGTGAGGAGTGGAAAGGAGGTGATGTGGCGCGCACAGTCGGGGGAGGCCAGAAGGTTCGCTGGCTGAAGAACGAACTCCAAAAACACGCCAGCAAGGAAGACTTAATCATCATGTTCGTGGACAG ttATGATGTGATCTTTGCGAGCGGGCCAAAGGAGTTGTTGCGGAAGTTCTCTCAGCTGGGTCACAGAGTGGTGTTCTCCGCCGAGGGCTTCTGCTGGCCCGACCAGCGCCTGGCCTCCAAATACCCGCCTGTGCCCAGTGGCAAACGCTACCTCAACTCAGgag GGTTCATTGGCTATGCTACTGACCTCTATAATATTGTGAAACAATGGAAATTAAAAGACAATGATGATGACCAGCTGTTCTATACCAAGATCTACCTTGACAAGGAAcagcgg ACAAAGTTTAACATGACACTGGACCATCGCTCTCACCTGATTCAGAATCTTAATGGGGCCCTTG AGGAGGTGGTGCTGAAATTTGAGAAGGCTCGTGTGCGTGCTCGGAACGTGGCCTATGACACACTTCCTGTCATCATCCATGGCAATGGGCCCACCAAG TTGCAGCTGAATTACCTTGGCAACTACGTCCCGACTGCCTGGACCTATGAAGATGGTTGTGGGATCTGTGATGATGATCTCCTCTACTTCAATgatgtggcg gatgAAGAAATGCCGATAGTCCACATCGGTGTGTTTATCGAGCAGGCGACTCCATTCTTGGAGGAGTTCCTCGAGCGTCTGGCAACCCTCAACTATCCACACACACGGCTGCGTCTGTTCATACACAATAAC gtGGTCTTCCACGAGCGACACATTGAGCAGTTCTGGACCCGTCACCGTTCTCTGTTTCCCTCGGCAACCATCGTCGGCCCTGAGGAGAACATGTCTCAGGCTGCGGCCAGAACCCAGGCAGT gaacgCTTGTAAGAAGGACCCCACCTGTGACTACTACTTCAGCATTGACTCTGAGGTGGCCGTGACCAACCCAGACATCCTGCGCATCCTCATCGAGGAGAACAA gccTGTGATTGCTCCCATGCTGTCTCGCCACGGGAAGCTCTGGTCCAACTTCTGGGGCGCTTTGAGCCCTGAGGGCTTCTACTCGCGCTCCGAGGATTACATCGACATCGTCCAGGGCAAACGAGT tggCCTGTGGAACGTGCCTTACCTGACTCAGGTGTACCTGATCCAAGGCTCCATACTTCGCACTCGCTTCCAGGCAGTCGACCTCTACCAGCAGAGTGGCATGGACCCAGACATGGCCTTCTGCCGCTCTGTCCgagaccag ggggtgttcatgtttgtgtcaaACAGAGATGAGTTTGGCCGCCTGGTTTCCTCCACCGCCTACAACACCACCAGGCTATACCCAGACATGTGGCAGATCTTCGACAACCCTGTG GACTGGAAGGAGAAGTACATCCATGAGAATTACTCAAAGATCTTTGAGGGAGACGAGAATGTGGTGGAAGAG CCATGCCCGGATGTGTACTGGTTTCCGGCATTTTCTGAACGTATGTGTGACGAGCTGGTGGAGACCATGGAGGCCCACGGTGAATGGTCCGGAGGAAAGCACACG gaTGAGCGCCTGACTGGAGGTTATGAGAACGTGCCAACAGTTGACATCCACATGAACCAGATTGATTACGAGAAGGAGTGGCTCAAGTTCCTCAAGGAATACATTTCTCCAGTCACTGAAAAACTTTACCCAGGCTACTTCCCAAAG GCTCAGGCAATCATGAACTTTGTCGTGCGGTACCGCCCAGATGAACAACCCTCCCTCAGACCCCATCACGACTCCTCCACGTTCACC
- the asgrl2 gene encoding asialoglycoprotein receptor 1 isoform X2, protein MKDDTNGAVAVTNDYHDDFSNTEGSDEQAFWRKAEPRFTMPSPAATSQWKLYAFFSLTAIVLLALIITVAVNNGQASGRFSAVEMSLASINHTFQSIGSSVETRDANRQQEMYQFQVLLQKMRKDLDKVADSTKPVPELELQLSDLKCSLMKLMKNDTNMDCCPLGWVLYASHCYFFSGEGLSWYSSRDTCVSHGATLLVLKSSAEKHFVISRTMPMFYWIGLSDERTGDWEWMDGTPYTVTRSEWMPGQPDDWRLHGLGGGEDCAHFHRDGRYNDDHCSRLYRYVCKAPVSANLKPFTD, encoded by the exons ATGAAGGACGACACAAATGGAGCAGTTGCTGTAACTAATGACTACCATGATGATTTTTCCAACACAGAGGGCAGTGATGAGCAAGCTTTCTGGAGAAAAG CTGAACCGCGGTTCACAATGCCTTCACCTGCGGCAACCTCACAGTGGAAGCTGTATGCGTTCTTCTCCCTGACTGCCATTGTGCTCTTGGCTCTTATCATCACTGTAGCAGTGAACA atggacaGGCTTCTGGAAGGTTCTCTGCTGTGGAGATGAGTCTAGCCAGCATCAAccacacttttcagtccatcgGCTCGAGTGTCGAAACCAGAG ATGCCAACAGACAGCAAGAAATGTATCAATTTCAGGTCTTGCTACAGAAGATGCGAAAAGATCTGGATAAAG tgGCTGATTCAACTAAGCCTGTGCCCGAGTTGGAACTCCAGCTGTCAGACCTCAAGTGCAGTCTCATGAAGTTGATGAAGAATG ACACGAACATGGACTGCTGTCCGCTGGGCTGGGTTCTCTACGCATCTCACTGCTACTTCTTCTCTGGGGAGGGCCTATCCTGGTACAGCTCCAGGGACACCTGTGTGAGTCACGGAGCTACTCTGCTCGTGCTCAAGAGCTCCGCTGAGAAG cactTTGTAATTAGCAGAACGATGCCGATGTTTTACTGGATTGGTCTGAGTGACGAGCGCACTGGAGACTGGGAGTGGATGGATGGCACCCCTTACACTGTCACCAgaag tgagtGGATGCCTGGGCAGCCAGATGACTGGCGTCTCCATGGTTTAGGTGGGGGGGAAGACTGTGCCCATTTCCACAGAGACGGTCGCTACAACGACGACCACTGCTCCCGTCTTTACCGCTATGTCTGCAAAGCTCCAGTCAGCGCCAATTTAAAACCCTTTACTGATTAG